CTTAATCGAGTACGAGTCCTGCGAGATCCGGAGCGTCTGCATCACAACGCGGTATAGGTCGACGAACACCTCGTTGCGCAGGAGCACATCGAGCTCTTCTTCCCGCGTGCCGTGAGTGCCCATGAGCCGGCTCACCGCGGTCCGCTCGTAGCTGGCGTAGTGGTAAACGTGCAGGTCGGGGAACCGTGCCCGGCGCTCTGCGACGAAGTCGATGAAAGCTTCGAAGGCCTGTTTCTCCTCGGCGCGGTTGTGCGCCCAGAAGGCCTTGAAGTTGTAACTGCCATTTTCGAGCCAGACTGCGCCGAAGAGGTATTCGAGGCCGCCATCGACGTGGGGGTCGCCCTCCATGTCGAAGAAGACATCTCCGGGCGAAGGCGTCGGAAGAAGAGCGAAGCCCTTGGTTGGGTCAGTCTGCGGGAGCAGCCGATACTCAAGTTTGCCCGTCTCGCGCTGGCGGACCTGGAGTCCCGCTTGCTCGCGGAGGCGGGTCAGCGGTTGCGTACCGATTCCCTTCACGCGCTGGTCCGCGGGCAGGCGGGCCAGTGCCGAGGTCGTGGGGATGCCAGCGGCGATGAGCTTGCGGGTTTGGTCGCGGCGCATCCCTGCTACAAGCGACAGGTGGTCGTCCGCCTTCCGCCGCGCCGTGCAGCGCTCCTCCCAGGGGCATAGCCCGCAATGGGCGACCGGCTCCGGATACGTCTCCGCCTTCGCCTGCGCTCCCAGCCAGGCTTCGAATTCCGCCTTCGCCCGCCGGAAGTAGGCTGCGAACTCTGTGACGCGGAACGACCTGCGAACGCCGTCTCCGGTGACCACGTGCATTTGCTGCGGCACTGCGCCCTGAATCCGGGCCACGTGCTCGGAGTAGGAAAGCATCTGGAGCAGCGCGTCCGCCTTCGCCTGCCGGGTCAGCTTGGTGTCGGAGACCTCATAGCTCCAGGCACCCAAACGGCTTGGGCGCTCGACCCTCAACAGGAAGTCCGCGTGCCCGCGCCACCGGCCATCGAAGAAGGCCGCCTGGTAGATGACCTTCGCGCCCGCGCGCATCGCACGGACCGTGTCCTCCTCGGCCTTGCGCAGCGCAGCCAGCGAGTAACCGTCGACCGTGATTGTGACCACGTCGTTGCCTTCGGCGGAGAGGCGCTCCTTGTAGGCCTTTTCGTGATCGCCGCCGCGAGTGGTCAGCACCTTCAGCTCGGGGTCGTCGCGCTCGGGACGCTCCATCTGCCCCAGCGCGGCATAGCGATCGAGCTCGCTCTTGTGGGTGCATGCGAGATAGCCGACGAGGTCGGTCGGGCTCACCACCAGGACGCCTTCGACGTATTGCATGCGTTCCCCTGCCGCGTGACCTGCGCCTGAATGCGCCACAACGGGAACTCCACGGTTCCCGGGAACCACGCAAAACGTTAGCATCTGCCTACGACTGCGGTCATCCGCGCCGTGGCGGGCTGGCTCGGCTCGGGCGGCGGCACGTGTGTCGGCGCGCCGGAGCACGAGCGGGCGCGTCGGTGCTGCTGGCCTTGCTTCCTGCGAGGCGCTCGTGGGCGCGCTCTCGGATCACCGACGAGAACGCTGGGGGGAACCGCTTTGCGCTTTTCGGGACGGTGGACCGACGTATTTCTTGTCAGATCGACGCCGTAAGGTGGCCCCTGTGCCAAACGACCAAGCCCATCCTCCGCGACGCGCACTGAATCAGGTCGCCGCGTTTCAGTACGTCACAGTCGAGAACGCACCGACTTACCGCGCAATCATGCAGGTGTTCTTTGACGCGCGGCAGCGGTACGTCATCGAGCTCCGGGGCAGCGAGGTGCTTGAGCTGCTGAGGGCCTCAACCAATCACTTCGAACTCGCCGACGAAGCTGCGCTCGACTACCACCTTGGACAGCTGGTCACCTGGGGCAACCTGGCGCACGCACATGACCCCGGCGCAGTTTCGCGCCTCGAAGACTTCTACAAGAGGCGCTTCGTCTACCACCTAACATCGGTCGGCGAGGCCGCCCATCGTGCGGTGCTCGAGGTCGAGGCCACCGCTGGGCGCTCGGGTTCGCTGCAATCGACGATGCTCGCCAAGATCCGCGACGCGCTCGTCGAGCTGGCGCGCCAAGGTGCCGAGGCTGCTCCGTCGGCCGACGTCGTCTTCGGGCTGCTGCACGATCTCCAAGCGGCTTTCGGCACCCTCACAGAGGAAGCCAACCATTTCATCTCGGAGATCGATCGCTCGGACACCGGCCCCGCCGCCGAGGAGCGCTTCCTGCTCTACAAGCAGGCCCTCCTCGCCTACATCTCACGCTTCATCGAGCAACTGCGCAGACTCGGTACCGAGATCCGCACCGCAATCGAAGCCGTTGACGCCGCTGGCTCGGCCCGGCTTATCGACCTCGCCTCTCGCTCAAACGACCTGCCCCCTTCGCTAGGTCACGGAGACCCCGCGGCCCGCTGGCGAGACGAACAGCAACAGCGCTGGGCCGGTATGCGCGCATGGTTCGCCGGGGATCGCTCGACTGGCTCGGCGCCGACCGTCGAGCGCCTCGCTCAGGTTGCCCGAGATGCGGTCATTTCGCTCACGCGCACTTTGATGCGCCTCAACGAAAGGCGCACGCGGCCTGTCGATCGCGCCGCCGACTTCCGTACTCTCGCCCGCTGGTTCGCGCGCGCTTCGGACGACGGAGCCGCGCACGTGCTGTGGCGCTCCGCGTTTGGGCTTGCCGCCGCGCGCCACTTCGTTCTCGTCGACGATGACCCCGATCTCGTCGCTGCGAACACTTCGTGGTGGGATGCGCCGCCCGTCGAAATTCCTGTTCGCCTTCGCACCCACGGTGCGTTGCCCACAGCCGGGCGTCCCTCCCAGGTTCCAAATCACGAGCTAGCCCGCCAGTGGATTGCGCAGAAGCGCCGCCGCGAACAGGCAGTGCTGCAGGAGGCATTGCGGCGTTTTTCCGGCCGCGGCCCGCTCACCATCTCCGGCATGCATGCGCTCACCGAGCCGGAGTTCGAGGTGTTTCTCACCTTCATCGACGAGGCACTCACTTCTCCGCGGCAGCCCGACGGTTCGCGGGTGGCCCGCAGCTCCGACGGCCGCTTCCGTATCACCCTCGTTCAACCTCCGGGCGACACGCTGCTGGTGAGAGTGGAAACACCCGTGGGCCACCTGTACTGCGCCGACTACCGCATTCAGGTCGACGAAGCGTCTGCCGCGCGGCCCACCGCTGAGGCTTCCCGATGAGCCGGCTTTCGTCAGTGATGGAAGCAGAGCGTGCCGGCGAGCGCTCCCGTGCGCTGAAGCATCTGCTCGCCCACCCCCTAACTCTCTCAGCGAATTCACCCGAGGCCTTCGCGGCGATCGCGCGCCATCGCGAGTACCTTACCGCATGGTTCGCTGATCACCCCGGCTGGAAGCTCTCTGTGGACGTGCCCGGCGGTTTCGCGCGGCTCCACAAAGTTCCCTTCGGTACGAGTGCGACGCGAGCCGCCCAGCCCTCCGGTCGCTCCGAATTCGACCGGCGGCGCTACACCCTCTTCTGTCTAGCGCTTGCAGCTTTCAACGAGATCGGCGCCCAGACAACGTTGATGACGCTCGCGCAGCGCGTCGAGGAACTCTCAATCGAAGAAGAAGGAGCGATCGAACCGTTCGAGACCACCTCGGGGCATGAGCGCCGCGCATTTGTCGACGCGCTACGCCTGCTAATGGAGCTGGGCGTGCTACGCGTTCGGGAAGGCGATACTGACCGCTATGCCTTGTCACGCGAGACGGACGCCCTGTTCGATGTGAATGATCGGGTGCTCGCCCATCTCCTGTCGTCTCCGATTCCGCCGGCGTTTGCCTCCGGACCGCAAGAGCTGCTCGACGAGGTGTTCCCCGACACCGAGGAGGGACAGCGGCAGCGGCATCGCATGACCGTCTTTCGCCGCTTGCTCGACGATCCGGTGCTCTATTTCGAAGACTTGGAAGCCGATGCCGTCGACTGGCTCGATCATGCCCGGGGATGGCTATACCGAGTGCTCGAGCACGACGCCGGCTTCACGGTCGAGAAGCGCGCCGAGGGGCTCTGTGCGTTGGACCCTTCCTCAATAACTTCCGACACGTCTTTTCCTGACGGCGGCTCGACCGCGAAACACGCTGCGCTCCTCCTTGCGGAGCAGTGGGTGCGGCTGAATAAGGAGGGCATTGTCAGAATCCGCCGTGCCGACGTTGTCGAGCTCATCCGAAGGCTGCAACGCGACTTCGGCGAGCGCTGCGGCTGGAGCAAGCAGTATCCACCGGACGACGATGGCTGCGGCCGGCTTGCAGACGAGGCGTTGCGGCTTCTCGAAGCATTCGATTTGGCCAGCGAGAGCGGCGACGGTTGGCGAGCGCGACCAGCAATCGCGCGGTTCCGGCCTGGTGCTCCCACCCGAAAGGCACCATGAGCACTACGGTTCCCGATAGGCTTCCCATCGCAGGGGCCACGCGGTGGCAGTTGCTGCGTGCAGGTATCCAAAACGTTTGGGAGTACGACGACCAGCGTTTCATCTTCCATCGCGGCCGCCTGATGCTGCGCGGCGAGAACGAGTCCGGCAAGAGTAAAGCCCTCGAGGTACTGCTCCCGTTCTTGCTCGACGCCAGCCTCCATCCGCAGCGTCTCGACCCGTTCGGCTCGACCGCGCGCTCCATGCGATGGAACCTCATCAACGACTCCAACCCGACTGTTACTGTTTCCATCGGCTACGTATGGCTCGAGCTCGGCCGCCAAGGCGGCGATGGCCCCGAGTACTGGACGATTGGCGCAGGCCTCAAGGCCAGGCGCACTGGCCCTCAGGTGGACGACTGGTACTTCGCGACCTCGCGCCGAGTGGATGAGGACCTGAAGCTGGTCGACGCGAACCGCACCCCCCTGACGAGGCCCCACCTCACGGCCGCGCTCGGAGGCGAGGGCACCGTGTTTGAAAGCGGCGCCCACTACCGCCGCGCGCTCAACGAGAAGTTGTTCGGCCTTGGGGCGGACCAGTATTCAGCACTGGTTGACGCGCTTCTCCAGCTACGCAGGCCGCAGCTATCAAAGGGGCTGGACCCCGATGAGCTCTCGCGGATTCTTTCGGCGAGCATGCCTCCGCTCGACGCACAGGTGATCGGCTCGTTGGCCGAGGGGTTCGAGCGGCTCGACCGGCATCGTGACGAGAGAGAAGAATGTCGATCGACGCTGATCTCGGTCCGCGCGTTTCTCGACGTCTACCGCCAGTACGCGGCGGCAATTGCGAAGGGCCGTGCGCTCGAGGTCACCCGGGCGGACAGTGCGTTCCACGCCGCGCGGGCGAAGCAGAAAGAGGCGGAAGGAAAGCGTGATGCCGCCGTGGCCGCACTGGCGAGCATCGACGGGCGGATTGAGGAAACCGAAGGCGCGAGCTTGGCGCTAGAAGAGCGGCTGCGGGTTCTGCGCGAGTCCGATGCATATCGCGCAGTCTCGGAGCTCGAGAACGCCGAGCGACAGGCGCACCTGTGGAAGACTTCCTCCGAGCGGTCGCGAGGGGCCCGCAGTGACGGCGAAGCTCGCGCTGCACGGAAGCAGGAGCACCTCGCCGAGGCGGAGGCGCTCGCAGCCAAGGATGCCGGCGAGCTTGAAACCGAGTCGCGCACCGCGGAGGCAGGCGCCAAGGCCTGCGATCTGGCAGAGGCGCACGGCGCGATGATTCTCGCGCTGGAGCAGGGCCGCGGCGCCTCCGCTGAAGATACGCTGCGCGCGGCCTTGCGCATACGGGAAGAGGCCATCGACGCACTGAGAAAACTCGTGCGTCGGCATGAGGAGGCAACGCGGATCCTCGATGCCGCCACCGTGCGCGCAACTGCGGCGGAGCAGCGCTCACGCGATGCCGACGATGCGGTTCGCCGTGCGGCGAACTCTGAGTCATTGGCTCGCGCGGAGCTCGTCGAGGCAATCGAGGCCTGGGCCGCAGCCTGCCTTGAGCTGGCCGTCGCCCTGCCTGCGCTTCTCGACTTGCCGCCCGAGCAGATGCGCGGCGCCGCCACAGCGGCCGCGTCTGGCGCGCGCGCTTCGCTCGACGAGGCCTTGGCGCGGGCGAGTCTCGAGCACGACACGGCAGCGCTTCACCTGAAGGAAGCCCGTGCGGAGCGCGACGCCCTCGCTACCCAGCGGCACCAGCCACCTACGGCGCCAGTCTGGCGCGCTCCGCGAGCCTCTACGCGGCCGGGCGCTCCGCTGTACCTCGTGTGCGACTTCGCGGAGCACGTCGATGCGGATGCGCGCGCGGGACTCGAGGCGGCGCTCGAGGCGGCGGGGTTGCTGGACGCCTGGCTCACGCCCGACGGGGCCGTGCTCGACCCGGAGACCTTCGACAGCATGCTGGTCGCGCAACCGGTAGACGACGGGCCTACCCTGACCAGCGTCTTGCGGCCCGTACATGGTGCCGCTGTCACGGTGGAGCGCGTGCGAGCAGTGCTAGCGTCGGTCGGGCTGGGAGAGAGCAACGCGCGCGCCTGGGTATCGACCGATGGCCAATTCGCGATCGGCCCTCTGCGCGGCTCCTACCAAAAGCAGTCCGCGGCCTTCATCGGGGCGGCGGCGCGCGAGCGCGCTCGTATCGAGAAGCTCGCCGAGCTGTCCACTCGCGTCGCCCAACTCGAGACGGCGGTTGCTGAACGGGCGTCTGCCGTCGAAGCGGTGCGTGAGCGGCGCGCGCGACTCGACCAAGAGCTCGCTTCGTTTCCCGACGTCCAGGCGCTGCGCGATGCTCAGGCCGACCTGCGGGCCCGGGCCAGCGAGCTCGATGCGGCCCGAGCCACGCACGCCGAGGAGCTCGAGCGCGTGCGGCATGCCGAAGGTGCGCGGGCTCAGGTCGCCCAGACGCTGTCCGAGCGGGCTGGGAAGGAAGGGCTTCGAGCGTGGATCGACCGCCTCGACGATTTGGTCACGAGGACCGCAGCATGGCAGGCCGAAGCCCTCACGTTGCTCAGGACCTTCGACCGCGTGAGGCGTTCGCGTGCGGAGGTCGACGTGCGCAAGGCAGAGCTCAGGGATCTGCTGGGCGAGGTCGAGCGGCTTAAGCAAGCGGCCTTAGACGAGCACCGACAGGCGCTTGAGGCGCAAGCCCGCGTCGACGCGCTGAACGAGACGGTGGGCAAGACACGTGACGACCTGCTTTCGAACGTGCGTGAAGCGGAAGGCCACCAGTCGCAGATCCGCAAGCAACTGAAGGACTACCGCGAGCAGCAGACCTTGCTGCAGGCAGAGCGGGCGACGCTCGTGGCCGCGAGCGCGGCCTCCGAGGTGAAGGTGACGGAAGCCGACACAGCACGGCGCGAAGCGGAGCGACACTTCAGGACCGCGGAAGAAAGGGGGTTGCTGGCGGTCATCGGCGCGGAAGGCCCCGGGGCCGCCCACGCGTGGAGCTACACGGACGTGCTGTTGACAGCTCGGAAGGTCGATGACGCCACGGCCAAAACTGACGCGTCTGACGCGGGACGGGACAAAGCCTGGAACCGCGTCAGCGAGCGGCATCAGGAACTGATGCGCTCGTTGAAGCCCGAGCTCAAAGTGCTCGCCTCGCAGTTGGACGGAGTGACGGTTTACGAAGCGACTCTGAATGCACGTCGGCTATCGCTGCTCCAGCTCGACGCAGAACTCGAGAACGATCTTCATGAGCGCGACCGACTCCTGGCCGACGAGGAGCGCAAGCTCTTCGAGTCCTTCCTGACTGGCGAAGCGCACGAGCACTTGCGCGAGCAACTGCGCGAGGCAATCGGTCTGGTGAAGCGCATGAACCGCCAGCTCGAAGCACACCCAACCTCCTCGGGAATGAAGATGCGGCTGCAGTGGGAGGTTGCTGAAGACGCCGCTCCGGGTACCCGTCAGGCGGTGGCTCTGCTGTTCAAATCTGGCGAGCTTATGTCCGATGCCGATCGCACCGCGCTGCTCGGTTTCCTGCGACAGCGGCTTGACGAGGCTCGCGCGGGCGGCGAGGTGGGACACTCGCTTCAGGAGCAATTACTCTCAGTCCTTGACTACAGGCGCTGGCATACATTCGAAGTGCAGTGCCGGGCGGGCAGCGAGCCGTGGAAGCGACTGACGCGGAAAGTGCACGCCGCCGGCTCGGGTGGACAGAAGGCGGTAATGCTCCACTTGCCGCTGTTCGCTGCGGCTGCGGCCTTCTACGATTCCGCGCGCACTGGGGCGCCGCGCTTCATCCTTCTCGATGAGGCATTTGCGGGCATCGACCGCAAGACGCGAGGTGAACTCATGGGGTTGCTCGCTGACTTCGATCTCGACTTCGTGATGACCTCATTCGAGGAGTGGGGCTTCTACCCCCAGCTTGACGGCCTCTCGACGTACCATCTCGCCCGCGAGAAAGGCATGCGCGGAGTGTACTCCGACTGGTTCGTGTGGAATGGGCTGGAACCGGTGCAGATGCAGACATGAAGTTAGAAGCGCTCGAACCGCTCCGCCCGATGTTGGCGCAAGTGCGCGACGCGCTCGAGGCCCGCGGCGTTGACCGTGCGCGGACCTTGACCCTGAACGAGCTGTCTGCGGCCCAGCGTCGCGTACTCGCCGACCTCTGCGGTTGGCCAGAGGTTCCAAGCGGCCCCAGGGTAAAGCTCTCTCTCGCGAAGCTGGATGCGGCCCTTCGCGACAGCGCCGTTGGTGTCGGGCTCGTCGATGCGGTGACCGCGATGTTTGGACCACTCGCTGATCGCCGGGCGGAGCGAGCGAAGACCCTCGCTGCGCGGGAGACCATTTGGGCGACGGCACGCCAGCGAATCGAGATGCGCCCGGCCCTGCTAGCTTGGCTGGAGGATCTTCGCGCGCACGGCCGGGCGGCCCGCGCCGCGACTTTGTCGCGCACGAGCGAAGATGTGATTCTCGACCGTGCGCTCGCTGTCGTCGCCAGGCTTCCGGCCAGCGGAATGCTGCTTCCGATCTTTGCGCTCGATGTGCTGGGCGATGCGCATGCGCTCGATGCGGGCGAGCCACTGTCAGCGCTCGTCTTGCGAGCGGCAGCGGCGCTGACCTCTTCTCCGCTTCCATCGAATGCGGTGCAGAGGCGCCGACTCTGGGCCGACGTTGGCGTCGCCTGCGATTCACTATCGGCCGATGTCTTGAGCCTAGGTCTCAAGCCTCCAGGAGACGGACTGCTTTCACGGCACCTACGTGAGGCTTCGGCGGAAGGGGTTCCACGGCGCACGACGCTGGGTGAGCTGTCGGGCACCCGCGTCACCATTGCGCCGGGGGCGACGGTGTTCATATGCGAGAACCCCAGCGTGGTGGCTGCGGCAGCGGAATGCCTCGGCGCTCGGGTGCAGCCCTTGGTGTGCGTGGAGGGAGTCCCGTCGACGGCGGGGCTGAAACTTCTGAGCGACTTGAGTGCTGGGGGCGCAGAGCTTCGATTCCACGTCGATTTCGACTGGGGAGGGTTGCGCATCGGCAACGTATTATTGGAGCACCTGCCTGCGGCCAAGCCCTGGCGCCTGTCCGCAGCCGACTACGAGCGCTCCGTCACATTGCGGCGTGGAGCCCTCGAACTGGCAGGAGCGCCCGTCGAGGCCCGATGGGACAAGGATCTCCGGCCCACGCTCATCCATCACGGGGGCGCCGTCCTAGAGGAGCAGGTGATCAGCGACCTCTTGGCGGACCTCGTAACCTAACTCGCCGGGTTATTGGGCGTGACGGTGATCTATGCTCGCGCAGGAAAGCCGACATTCTAGATTCTCGCTCACCTCAGGTCTCGCGTGAACCTCAGCTCTTCGACGCCAACCACACCTCACGCTGCTCCGCTGCCGGATTGGGTACAACCCGTCTGCGAACTCTTGGTCCAACCTGGGACCGCGTACTTCTTCTGGGTCCTGATTCTCGCCGGAACGGGCCTGGCCCTCTGGTACCTGCGACGGCACGCCGCGCCACTCCAGAAGGAGCTCGACGAGGCGCTCCGTGCGGTCGATGCGACCCCCAAGGGGAATGATTTCTCGAAGAGCTTCGAAGAGCTCCGAACCGAATTCGAGCGCCTTCCCAACCTGTGCCATCTGTGGTCCGAGTTCGAGGAGACGCTCGATGTCCGCCACGACAAGCTCGGCGTCGAGCGGGTCTTCAACACGCGCCCGGCCAACGAATTCTTCCACCCTGAGAACGTCGCGGCGGAGCGGGCCAGTAGCCGGGTTGTCTCGGCGGCGCCGAATCTCCTGGTCGGCATTGGGATCTTCGGCACGTTCCTGGGCCTCGCGGCCGGAGTCCAGTTGGTCGCTCCCGCGCTGCGTAATGCGCAGAGCGATTTCTCCGCCGCCATCGGCGACCTCCTTGGCGGAGCCTTCCTCGCGTTCTCGAAGTCCGCACTCGCGATCCTGTGCTCCGTCGTCCTCACGTTGTTCGAGCGCTACGCCCATGGCTCCATCTCGGAGCGGTTCGAGCGGTTGTCTGGCGCTCTCGATGCTCGGCTCACCCTACAGACGCCGGAGCGCCTCGCGTACGAGCAGCTTGAGCAGCTCCAGGAGCAGACCGATGCGCTGAAGCGGTTCCGGGACGACATCGCGCCGGCCATCGCAGAAGCACTCGAGACCCGTGTGGGCCATGCCCTCGCGCCCGCGCTTCAGTCTCTGCTGGACGCGATTCGCGAGCTGCGCGTCGACCGCGAGAACTCGAACGAGAAAATGCTCAGCCACATCGTCGAAGAGTTCCGGCAGAGCATGACCTCCGCAGCCGGGAGCGAGCTCAAAGAGATGGCTCGGTCCGTGGGGCAGCTTCAGACAGTGCTGGCACGCACCAGCGAAGCGATCGAGAGCTCGCAGCGGCACGCGGAAGCGTCTAACACCCGCCTCACCGAGGGGCTCGAGCAGACACTCGAGCTTGTCCGGACCGGCATTCGCGGCGAGCTGGAGTCCCTATCGCACAACGTTCAGCACGCCCTGGCATCGTCTGCGGAATCACTCTCCACGCACCTCGCGCAGGGAGGCGAAGCCCTGAGCCGCCAGGCCTCGTTGCAGGCACAGAACTTCGGAATCGCCGTCCAGCGGCTCGAAGCCCTGATGTCGGGCTGGCAGGGCACACTGGCCGGGACCCAGGAGATGCTCGAGCGCATGCAGCAGGCGACAGCGGCGGTTGATGGCGCCTACGCGAACTTCCGGAGCACAGCGCTCCAGCTCCAGGAGACAAGCCACGCAGTCCGCCGGGCCTCGGAGCAGCTTTCAACGGCGGCCGGCGCCCAGCAGACGTCCAGCGAGCACATCGTTCGCGCCGCAGAAGATGTGGGTCGGAGCCTGGCCGTCGCGCAAGCGAGCTGGGAGGAGTACCAGAAGCGGTTCGAGACCATTGACACTCAGCTCGCGAACGTCTTCCAACGCCTTGACGAAGGGCTCGGGCGCTACAGCCAAAACGTAGCCGAGTATTTCCGCGGGCTCGAGGGTCACATGGTCACCGCCACCGACAAGCTCAGTAACGTCGTGGGCGCGCTCTCCGAGGACATCGCCGACCTACCGCTGGAGGTGAAAAACCTCGGCGCCCACATCGAGAGATTCGAGCGGGCGATGGGCAACGGTGTCCGGCGGTGATGCGTCGTCGCCGCACCGCTCCCGCTGCCGAGGGCGAGGGGTTCCTGGCTTCCATCAGCGACCTGATGGCTGCGCTTCTTTTCGTTTTCATTGCCACGGTGCTGGTCTTCGCCAATCGGCTCCGAGCGGCGGAGGCGCGGGCTCGGGAACAAGAGCAGCGCGCCCGCCAGACCAACGAGCAGCTCGAGAAAGAAAGAGCGAAATTCGACGCTGAGCACCGCGGCGTGGCCGATGCGCGCCGCGACTTGGTCGCCTTGCTCTTTCGCAACCTGCAGGCGAAGGGACTTCTTGGACTCGAGAAGACGCTCGATACGGACGCGGCGGAACAAGGCGTCCTCCACCTCCCAGAGGGAGCAGTGTCCTTTTCGCGAGGCAAGTACGACTTCGATGGTGCTCAGAGCGTCAGCAACCTCGCCGCGGTCGCGCAGGAATTGGCGAACGTGTTGCCCTGCTACGCAGTCAGCCCGCGACCAACTGGGGACTGCCCTGCCAGCTCGAAGACCTACAAGCTCGAGGCCATGCTCTTCGAGGGACACACCGACTCTCACCCGTTCATGGTCAATGGGACGGACCTGAATCTGTACCTATCCACAGAGCGTGCAATCCAGACTTACAAGACCGTGATCCACAGGCAGCCTGTCCTGGACGACCTCCGCAATGCGAACCACCAAAAGGTGCTGAGCGTCGCGGGGTACGGCGCGGAACGCCTCCTCGACTCAGGGACCGGACCTGACGCCGACCGGAACAATCGGCGGATCGACCTGCGGTTCATCCTGACGGCGATGGCTTCGGCGGATCCGACCCCAAAGGTGACGGGGCCGTGAGCAAGCCAGGCCTTGGCGAGGTCCTCTCGACGAATCGGATCCTGGCGTTGGAGGAACTCCGCCGCGACCGCAGCTGGAGCCTGGACCGGTCCAAGAAGCTCGTGCAGCGACTGGACCGGCAGCTCGAGGCCGCTGAGTCCCGTCCCCCTCGGTCTATCGACTTCGATCAGATTCGACGCGAGATACGCGACCTGTGGTCAGCCCGAGCCGCCTTGGAGGATCTCTCGCCCCGGCATCTCCGGCTGTTCCCGTGGGTGGCGTTCGGCCCGCCCGACGCGCCCGCTTCAGCGTGGCTCGCTGCGGACGATGGCCTGACGCGGGCGTACCTCGGATGGCTACATGCTTCGCGCCGCCGGTCGGCGATTTCGGCTGCGATCCGGGTGCTGCTCGACACTTACCCGACCGAGCTTCCTACGTTCCACGCTTGGCGGCAGGGGCTCCGCGATCTGGGTGAAAGGCCCGGCGTGCTCCTGCCCGAAAGCGCGCCGGCGATATGGGTTCGCCACAGGCTCCTCTCGCAGGACGTGGCCCTGAGCCTGGCCGCATTGCTCACCCAGGAACTATCCGACTCGGCCTCTTCGGTTCTCACCAAGCTGCGGCTCGTGCCCGAACTCGAGCGCAGCGGGTTCATGCGCGAAGTCTGTACAAGGGTCGGAGCACAAGCCGAGTCGGAGCTGACCACCAGCAACTTGAGCCCGGACAGTCTGCAGCGCGTCCTCGAGCTCTTCGCGACGGGATCGAGCCTGCGCTTCGAGATGTTGCGGCCGACAATTGCGGGCCATCTGCTCCGGCCCTTTCGGACCCGAGCTGCGGCCGGTCCCATCCAGCAGAAGATCCAGTCCTTCATCTTGGCGCACCTGGGTGATCCGCGGCTGGGCTCCGCGAAGTGGGCGGGTGTAGCCGAGAGCGAGCGCGACACGCTCAAGCGCTGGCTGGCGCAGCAAAGCTTCGAGCTCTTCTTCGAGGTCCTCGACCGGACGGCCCAGGAGAACCACTGGCGATCCCGCCGGGCCTTCTGGAAGGAGTACCTCGACGCTGGAGTGATGACCGACGTGTGGCTGGTCCTCGGGCGGGACGCCCAAGAGCTGGTGTCCACGCGGGTCTCCAGCGCGTCCAATGCGACGTTTCGCAGCAACGTGGATCGGGCCCAGTCAGCTCTCTTGCTTCGGCTGCGAGGACGGACAGGTGCCACGCTGACCATCGCGGAGTTCAGTCACCAGGGCTCCTGCCGGGTGTGGCGCGAACCGAGCGCGCGGGCCCCGAAGCTCTATCAGACGGAGTACTCGTTGACCGTGCTCCGGGCGGAGGCCGATCACAGGCAGCCCCACCACGGAAACGCACAGGGAACCTGGCAGAACGAACTGCGAACCTGGCTTCGCCGGTACTGTGCGGTCGACCCGCTACGCGTCTGAGAGAGGCCGATGGCGAAGCTCACGTGGACCGTTGAACCCGAAGGGTGGTCCTTCTCCGTCTTTGACGGAAACGAGTTCCAGCCATGGCCACGGTGGGGCGCACAGTCCCTCATCGGCGAGGGAGGGCGAACGCTCTCGGTCGGTCCGCTCTTGGGGCTGTTCGAGCGCCTCG
The nucleotide sequence above comes from Deltaproteobacteria bacterium. Encoded proteins:
- a CDS encoding TIGR02680 family protein, whose translation is MSTTVPDRLPIAGATRWQLLRAGIQNVWEYDDQRFIFHRGRLMLRGENESGKSKALEVLLPFLLDASLHPQRLDPFGSTARSMRWNLINDSNPTVTVSIGYVWLELGRQGGDGPEYWTIGAGLKARRTGPQVDDWYFATSRRVDEDLKLVDANRTPLTRPHLTAALGGEGTVFESGAHYRRALNEKLFGLGADQYSALVDALLQLRRPQLSKGLDPDELSRILSASMPPLDAQVIGSLAEGFERLDRHRDEREECRSTLISVRAFLDVYRQYAAAIAKGRALEVTRADSAFHAARAKQKEAEGKRDAAVAALASIDGRIEETEGASLALEERLRVLRESDAYRAVSELENAERQAHLWKTSSERSRGARSDGEARAARKQEHLAEAEALAAKDAGELETESRTAEAGAKACDLAEAHGAMILALEQGRGASAEDTLRAALRIREEAIDALRKLVRRHEEATRILDAATVRATAAEQRSRDADDAVRRAANSESLARAELVEAIEAWAAACLELAVALPALLDLPPEQMRGAATAAASGARASLDEALARASLEHDTAALHLKEARAERDALATQRHQPPTAPVWRAPRASTRPGAPLYLVCDFAEHVDADARAGLEAALEAAGLLDAWLTPDGAVLDPETFDSMLVAQPVDDGPTLTSVLRPVHGAAVTVERVRAVLASVGLGESNARAWVSTDGQFAIGPLRGSYQKQSAAFIGAAARERARIEKLAELSTRVAQLETAVAERASAVEAVRERRARLDQELASFPDVQALRDAQADLRARASELDAARATHAEELERVRHAEGARAQVAQTLSERAGKEGLRAWIDRLDDLVTRTAAWQAEALTLLRTFDRVRRSRAEVDVRKAELRDLLGEVERLKQAALDEHRQALEAQARVDALNETVGKTRDDLLSNVREAEGHQSQIRKQLKDYREQQTLLQAERATLVAASAASEVKVTEADTARREAERHFRTAEERGLLAVIGAEGPGAAHAWSYTDVLLTARKVDDATAKTDASDAGRDKAWNRVSERHQELMRSLKPELKVLASQLDGVTVYEATLNARRLSLLQLDAELENDLHERDRLLADEERKLFESFLTGEAHEHLREQLREAIGLVKRMNRQLEAHPTSSGMKMRLQWEVAEDAAPGTRQAVALLFKSGELMSDADRTALLGFLRQRLDEARAGGEVGHSLQEQLLSVLDYRRWHTFEVQCRAGSEPWKRLTRKVHAAGSGGQKAVMLHLPLFAAAAAFYDSARTGAPRFILLDEAFAGIDRKTRGELMGLLADFDLDFVMTSFEEWGFYPQLDGLSTYHLAREKGMRGVYSDWFVWNGLEPVQMQT
- a CDS encoding TIGR02679 family protein, with protein sequence MKLEALEPLRPMLAQVRDALEARGVDRARTLTLNELSAAQRRVLADLCGWPEVPSGPRVKLSLAKLDAALRDSAVGVGLVDAVTAMFGPLADRRAERAKTLAARETIWATARQRIEMRPALLAWLEDLRAHGRAARAATLSRTSEDVILDRALAVVARLPASGMLLPIFALDVLGDAHALDAGEPLSALVLRAAAALTSSPLPSNAVQRRRLWADVGVACDSLSADVLSLGLKPPGDGLLSRHLREASAEGVPRRTTLGELSGTRVTIAPGATVFICENPSVVAAAAECLGARVQPLVCVEGVPSTAGLKLLSDLSAGGAELRFHVDFDWGGLRIGNVLLEHLPAAKPWRLSAADYERSVTLRRGALELAGAPVEARWDKDLRPTLIHHGGAVLEEQVISDLLADLVT